The genomic DNA CCCGGATCGCTGCACGGCTTAAAAGTTCTTCGAGTTCTCGACTTGAGCTTCAACAAGCTGAACATTTTATCGCCGGAAACGTTAAGCAGCCTTTCGTCCTTGCTCGAGCTAAAACTCGTTAGAAATCGCATACGAGAATTACGGGAGGGTGCGTTTGACGGGTTGCCGCGGCTATCTCTGATCGATCTCGAGGATAATGATCTTAGAGTGATCGAGAGGAATGCGATCAGAGCCTTACCGGAACTACAGGCCGTCAGACTCGGCAGGAATCGATTGCAGGtaagatttttaaagtatttaattttttagagtcttattcaataaaactgaaataatttttgtttgatcaaaataaacaaaactttGCCCCTtcattaaattgaaaagtttaaaaagcTTCATATGTATGatctataataaatgcataatattattatctgatttttatataaaaaatattttatatataaatattgagttGAATTAGCTGGGATCCAATGCGTAATTTTCTAGTCTATCCCAAGCGGCGCTTTCACCGAACTACCGCTGCTGCAGAGTGCGGAATTACAGGAAAATCGAATCCAGGAAATTGCTAGTAATGCCTTCATTAACGTGCCACACTTGCTATTCCTTAATCTAAGTCATAATAATCTGCCGGGATTGGAATACGTCGGCTTGGAGAGTCTACACTCGCTGGAGGTTCTCGATCTCAGCTACAATCGTTTATCAAGAGTCTCAAGCAATAGTCTGGCAGCTATGGAGTGGCTAGTGGAATTAaaggtataataaaaaaatttttacaatttaaattttaagacataaaatatatcacgtATCTGTCTCGctccaatatatataaaattcgtactttcaaaatatttgtggGTGTGTAAAGCGACTGCGCAATTTGTGAAACGTTCATTTTGTGCGAGAGGTAATCTGTAAAGAATTACAAATGAAATGGTTAGAGCGCGAAAAGCGCTTCGCTAATAATGGAGAATACTTTCTCGTCGAGAGTGAAACTCCTTGCGTGAACCATGGTGCGAGACGAGCCGTTCTGCTGGCGGAGCAATTATTCGTATACTTGCATCGTTAATTAGGGGAGATAGCCGAGGCCGCGTTTTACATAGGCCGTTTTCCTTTCTGCATGCAGATGGACAACAATCGGATTTGCGCCGTGCACGGTTCGCCTTTCGATGACATGCCGAGATTACGGGTACTGAGCCTGCGAAGCAATCGGATGACCGCGGTTTCCGAAAATGCTTTCAAAAGACTCAGATCGAACATTGCTGTTTTGGATATCGACGGTAATTCgacattaattgaataaataaaaataaaaagaaaattaatcaaattaattatatttaagataaaatatatcgattcgcAACGGTTTCTCTCAATAAAAGCATcgtttaatatttgcatattttatcatattttgcctttatatttacatctttctcttatttccGAGAAAGGAAATCCATTATCCTGTTCTTGCGGCATGCTTTGGCTACGAGGATGGCTGCAACAAGCTTCCTCGGAGGGTCCTAGATGCGCCGACGGTTCTCTTTTTAGAGAACTTAGATTATCGCGTCAGGATTGCCAGCGTGAGAGATACGTCGAACCGGTCCATCCAGGATGCGAATCCGAAATGATTAACGTTGCAACGCCTTCGGTTTCTTCATCTGGTAAGCCAACTAATAGCTGAatagctaaaaaaaattaatcagaaagtaaattcagaaaaattaaatctcatatatctatatctcacattatctattatttaaaatatttaaaaatcacgtattatatatttaaaaattacgttACAATGATGTGTTTTGTGATTACGctttaactattttaaatataattcattgatTAATTCTGTGTGATGTCatcgcatttaaaaatttataacaaataattttgccaTATCTCATTTTTGcggtttattaaattatattgaaacttGTCAGTGTTTGGAGTTACAGAGACGGTGCCGTTATGGATGAATCTAAAGGACTCGTCGACCCAGAAGCCTTCCATTTCTCAGGATTCTgactatttatatgaatacgTGGACTATCACGACAATGGAAGCGACACGAGCACATCCACGCCGTCCAGCGTGTCTACCATCAGAGTGCCCACTCAGACCGTAAAGATCATTCCTCCACCACCGCAAACACAAAAGAATCAGATCCAGAGGAACGAAACGTCACCGGTGAAAAAGAACCCTATGATGCCACCGTCACCCAGCAGCTCCGGCTTCACCTTCTTTGGTCTACCTCTGCCGAGCATGAGTTTCGATTTGTGGGGAAATTCGAAGAGGAAAGCCGAGAGGAAGGAGTCCTCGGTGTCATTGGGTAGGCCCAACCGAGGACGTTACAGATCCTTTCCTCCCACGGAACCGGAAATTCACAGAGGTGGCTTTGTGCCGCTGCCGCGTGCTCAGAGCGGATTTGTGCCGATCGCCGATCCTAGATTAATGTACGAGAAACAGGAAGCGAAGCGCGAGAACATTTCAAAATCATTGAATACGAGTAATAATACGCAGATGCCGGAGGAACGTCCACGGAAAAGCGGAAACAGCACTGTCACCAGGGTGGAAAAGATCGTCTCCAGGACCGGGAAGCCTCGGACGAGTCTTCGGGAACGAGAGGAATTAATCACTGCACCGACATTCGACCGATCGACTAGTTCGAACAACTTCAACTCTCGTAAGATCTTGCCCGACGTCAATAAAATCAAGTAAGTAAATCGttcaaattactttttttataatattctaaatttaacataatccgataagaaaaaatatttttcagactCTTTGTcacaattgtttaaattaatttttattaatgatttataattttaaaaaatatacatgtatgtatatcttgacatttaaaaaattttttatgtttaaactTGCTATTGTTACCGATATTCGTTCCTGgctaaattctttaaatgttatttttttcttcctttagcTCTGATGTGTCCAACGCAACGAAAAGTAGTGCATCGATAATTGTGGAGGAGTCATCACAGGAAGCTCACGAAACGTCGGTGTCCACCGAGATTTATGAGGATGAGAGTCTAGAAATAGACTCGAAAGAAGTTAAATTCATCGAGAAGCCACAGATGGAAATTGCCAGTAGAATAATTTGGACCACACCTAAAACGATAACGACgggaaaatctataattaccAAGGACATTGTGACGGCAGCGATGGATGTGGCACCGTCACCGAAAAGCAACATCAAAGATTGGGATATTGAGATATccgaatatgaaaaaaattcaactcgCTTGAGCACTACTACAACTGATTCTTATGATGAATCTGGtatgctaattaattttaataaatattttgaaatgtttaatACACTTAATATCAGATACATTTCATCATTAGATCGCTTGGTTGTTAAATTTGTAGTGGTctgctaaaataaaatctgatcTTTAAATTAGCAGACAAACGAGACAATTTTGCTATTGATTTGTGAATTTTTGATCTTAATTAATGAGACATCTAATGCTAAGAATCcgtaaatagaattttatatcaataaaaaatcggctctaaatttttataaaatctcgcgactgatataaataaattacaaatgaaataaagaaaagaattttaataaataaaaatttgtttatattatagacAATCCACAAGTGGTAAAAACAGATGTGCCGCACTTCTCCGTATTCACGTCCTCCACATCGAATCCGCGCTCGAGAGAAACCACGACTTCTCGAGAAACGGAAGCGTCCGCTTTGTCCGCGCTTCTGGTCCCAGGGGGACAATTATCATCTTCGGGATCCTTGGGAAATTTACGTCCGCTCGGTAGATCCACGATAACCAAGGTCGCATCGCCGTATCTTAGTCACAATACCGAACAATTGCGGGAGAGACAGAAATCGGCCGCTGCTCAGAGAAGCGCCGAGATCGTCGATCACACGACGACTGAGATTCAGAACGAGGCGTTCGTTATCGATGAAGAGGCCAGAGTGCTAGATGACAGTCCTTTCAACTGGTACTTTCAACATTATAATGATACGAATTTGGAACCTTATGTAGGTATAGCTTACAGTGGTGCCGCAAAAATCGATATGTATCGATGGTTACTTTTACTCACTCTTAGAATCctaatataaagagatttgGAATTCTCTCATAgagaaaaatctataaatagattttataaatagacaaatttatatatcgctaAAAAAATGACGAAAGAGAGTTCATAAAAGGTAACATAAAGTGTAATGTATCTTAATGAATAGAGCTATATGTCTCTCAGATCACAAATCATACATGTATAGGCATGCTGTAATAATCCCGTGCAATGTATACAGTTgaactatatatgtatctatatatattttgttcgagacgtattatatgtacaaagaTCATGCTCGTAGATGtatttgtgtttatatatatatatttttttttttttggtaagaTATATCTAAAGCAtttctgataaattaataaagcaatctaagcaaataatcattttattaagaacataatactttctcttttttaatggAACGATTTGTCTATTTtctcagaaatatattatttatgatatctatCATAAATGCTGctgaaactttaatttatttcaaacatatctatggtaatttaaaaaagatatttctgtAACATCAATTAATCTAATGTTTAGGAGAATTAATGAATGGATTGAAAACAAATATGGAAAattgtctcttttttatagagtactattgtttatatatatcaatgaatatttgttaattaaaacactgaaaatataatggttagaatgatattctataaaaatgtcttaatCCTAAATTCTTCGGTATATTTACTACACCATTCATTACATTCAAAATATGGAAGTGTTAagttttctattcttttttgtgcctaatattttaaaaactcacAGAATTATGCCGGAACAGTTCAAAAATCACAATATGCTgttgtaatacatatttaaactgtcatcattatttataaattggatGTAATTCTGTACAAATTGTGAACAGACTTGCTTATTACACACAGAATCGATAATTGTCCTCAACTTTAACAGTTCCAATCTTGTAACTGAGCAATGTTCCAATCACTGACTTTTAGTTTTCGCCTTTTCCTCtccttttttctcctcttcttttttctcttctttttttgtatcCTTCTTTCCatccgtttcttttttctcagcATCACGATTAGTCAGCTTGTTGTTGATCAAATTGTGTAATGCCACTATAGACCTAACGAGAGCTGCTAGATATACAACCAACATTTGATCATTTGTCTTTACATATAGTGAATCAACAAAGCTACTTTGAGTCATGTCTggtaataaattgaatatatcttGAAGCTGGTAAACAATTTGATGATTTATAGGTAATTTTCCACTGCCAACctacaaaaacaatttatttccggatttaatcaaatagttaattatatcaattaataactaactaaattattttcttccacAGATCAATATATACCTGAAGCAAATAATCTCTAATTTCCCGGATTTGTTCGTGAAGACCTTTCAAGCCAAGTAATTGATTGGTGATTCTTTGACTGAGTGTACCAACTGTGGTATCTTTGATATCTCGCAATAAATGCTCCACTCCTACTTCTTCTGCTTCTTCAGCTCCAATTTCACTTGGGATGTGTTCAAATGTTTTGGAAGTAGGGGAACCATCCTATGGAtagattttgttattatatatttttttaaaacagataacagataacatataacataatgtatataatgtatatgaaaCATACATCGTGTACTTCTTCAACCGCTTGATACGCCTCTGTAGGAAGTCCAAGATCCTTTGGTTTGGCATCAATAATCACCAAGACTGAATTGGCGCAATATCTTCTTATTAATTCGTTAATGGCGACATCATTCTGATGTAGCTTGGGTCCAGTGTGGTACCAGCCTACCACCTTTTCACGAGCTAAAAATCAACAAATgtggaattataataaaaaaatcctttcatataaactttatagaaCTTGCACACATTATTCACAAGTCTTTACCATTGACTTTCTTGAACATTCCGTACATATTTTCCAGATAATCATGGTCAAGGAACCATACACTTTTATCCTTGTCATCCTCATCAAAGGGCActgaaacattaaaatttattattcaatactGTAAACCTTAAAAACATTTGCGATTCAATTTTTGACAcacatttttacacaaaaaagatctttatcttattgtatatacaaaacatttcaaataaCATTGCAGATTATCGTGGAAATCTTAACCTGCAAAACTGTTTGATACATCCAAGATTCCCTTGGCTCTCCAGCAGCCTAAAAGTACACCAACCACTCTCTTTTGATTTCCGATTTTTCCCATACGATTAAAATGATCCACCACGCTTAATAGTACCAGCGGGTGAACCACAACTTTCGTTGTCACAACCTCTTGACTCGGCATTTTTAGGAGCAATTCTGAAAACGATACACAGAACAGAACACAGACCGTGAAATCACCAGCCGCCACTAAACGCGGTCATTTGAAGATGACAAGAGTGGCATGTGGCTGTGGCATGTTGTACTGTCAAGTTCCTCGAAAAGCGCCATCATATACagctgaagaaaaaaatacgaacatctatatgtatatttttttttttttaaagaaaaataatgagacaatttcttatatgtaaaacgatacacattttatattattatataatataatttctcattaatttatcaattcaatttttgattaGCGGAAACTTGTCTTTCACGTCTcgtttttcgttaaataacgTTGGTAAGCATGGATAAGCATGAATGAGAAAACAACATACTGTCAGCATTGTCGACAAGTTAGAAGTAACAACAGGTTttagcgaaaaatatttcaattaatgaggtaatacatttttgtcacgtatcaaaatatatacctagtaagtaattaattatttggagCACgtgtttgtatattttttttaaattaattcatattaatagAAAGATTTGACAAGTCAGATCCTATAATGTAAGTCGTCACTAGATGAATCTTAATGCAGATGCTACCAACCTCTGAAGAATGTAAAAAGCGCGAAATtggaaagatatataaacaGCAAAGAtaagatctataaaaaaactatgtAATGAATACGAGTATAaagtataagtaaaaatatgttattataatgtaattatacataatcgaatttttcaagaatatttaataaattggaaatatatttaacaaaagtcaatataatgttatgttttattaatttttatatgaaatgatgtgctacaattattttagtaaaatgaGAATTAATTCTAGAGTAGACTTTCTCAACGATGTGGCTTATTGACCAAGGAATTTTTAATCGAGATAATACATTGTACTTATATAACATTCATGTTATTGCAGGATGTCGAAACCCATAGTGTTCGTGACGGGCAACGCGAAGAAGCTAGAGGAATTCACCGCCATTTTAGGAAAGAACTTTCCCCGGCAGATAACGAGCAAGAAGATCGATTTGCCCGAGTATCAGGGCGAGATAGACGACATATGTCGAAACAAATGTCGAGCCGCGGCGGATCTAATCAAGAGTCCGGTAATTATTGAGGACACTTGTCTCTGCTTTAATGCATTGAAAGGTCTTCCGGGGCCTTATATCAAATGGTTCCTCGAAAAACTCGGCCCCGAGGGTCTTCACAAAATGCTCGATGGATGGGAGGACAAATCGGCAGAGGCAGTTTGCACGTTCGCCTATTGTTCCGGCGAAGCTGATGCCGAGGTCCTTTTATTTCAAGGTCGAACTCAGGGTACCATCGTGAGTCCACGGGGTCCCCGAGATTTTGGCTGGGATCCTTGCTTTCAACCACAGGGCTATGATATGACTTACGCGGAATTACCGAAGGATAgcaaaaataagatttctCATCGCCGCAAGGCGCTAGAAGTATTGAGAgatcattttataaacaatacaatttaatttatattatttctgtgtaaaaaaattaccgtttcttttacgtattttttatcatttttgtttttaagtttctttttttccgaaaatatatctaatatcgtgcttattataattttttaagagaataacaatttttctgaCTATGTTATATCTTTGCAAGTTATAATAAACATcattaaatcaaaagaaagGTCAGTCATCTTGATTAtaacatagaaaataaatcttacaagatgtaaaaaaatgtgcttctataattattgatatattaattataataattattataattattataattaatatatcattaattatagaagcacatttttttacatcttgtaagatttattttcttcgttaTAATCAAGATGACTGACCTTTCTTTTGATTTAACGGcgtttattataacttttaatccTGAGCAGAGTATAAGTTgttttgtctttattttataacttgtgCTCTGACCTATAATGTTAACGTTCGATATCCATTCAATTTATCAAAGGtgatttttttccgaaaaCAACATATGAATTTCAATGTCTCATTACGATGATAGTTCGAGTCGCACCGGAAACATATGGAACAATTTGCTGATGAACTTGAAACTACTATGGTACCACACGATTGAAGatctgataattttaatttccacAAATCACGCGATGTGTTTAATCGACGACTTCCATCTTGCAAATCTTACGTGACGcaacaaattgaaatataaagtcataaataaatatattgtaatcgcTCAGTGGAAGATATTGTTAATCATACGAACCGATACCTCTCGTACACACATACTCATAATTAGAACTGTAAATCGTGTGTATATGAATAACTCGAATCATTGTCgccgtttatattttttatttaaacaacatgATTACGATTACCATTTATacgtatgtaaataatttagaattaaatgcaTGAAgagttaaaaaaagtaatcttttatgaaaaaggTAGATTGGAgaaatgtaacatataatatcgCTTTCTTAAAACAtcaatcttaataatttttatgacatgtatatatttcaaattgctGGCAGTACGCAAATAGTGTTTAAcacaatttttacatacatataacatttttaataagattttgcataaaaatgtttattcagTTAAAAGATTTGTGTACCTAATATATTACTGAAGAAGTTAAACTGGTTGTTAGTAATCGgtatcaatataaatagaagCCAAATATATCAGCTAATCATTGAAcgtttaaaaaagtaatatctcCCGAACGAAACCCGACCCATTGAAGAAAATCattgtaaattgattttaatacataaatgtataaaaatgtataattttgcataagtttttaataacatgTCACTTGAAAACTCGATATAATTCAAagaaactattaatatatttaatatattaatatatttaaattccactgacaatgagagacgattatatatatttagccaGCATAACGAGAAATGGAAATAATTGTTTCCcggtataattattgtttaataaaatgaacagCGTGATGCTTGCGAATGAAACTACATATAACATAATGataagcatatataatatatatatatattatacgcatAACACAACGAAACGCGACAGATAAATGTACTTTGGCATGTTGTTACGTGAAAGCACTGGTAAACAGACAATCATAGtacgttttctttttgtatattgAACTGcccgataattatttttaatttatttggtaTTAATGGAAATTgctcatttaatttatcgtaattaCTCATTATCATTTAATGCAGAAATATTTGGCAAGAGAAGAACAGCTCTCTCaaaattgttgaattattttgcAGTACACAATAAAAGatgcattgaaaaaataacagaGAATATGACTGTATGATAATTGAAACGAGGAAAATTGCTTTACGCTAAACCTGATCCTCTctattttctctgttttttcttttatgctaACAAGAGATAATAATACCTCATATCTTACGTAAAATCGCGACGGTGTTCTTTTAATAGCGATTCGCGCTTTGAAATCAAcaaatgcaagaaaaaaaacaaatctttCTACCGAACAGCTGCAATCTCTTGTGCACTTTCATCTCGGCTATTCATATCTCGTTATTTTTGCGaagtcgtttttttttaacaacattGCTCTTTGCAATATTGCATGCACTTAGTTGCATCTTATGTGATTATCTCATAAtcgtcgaaatattttccgaccGTTCGGATTACAGCAGCATCCGACTGAAGAAGTGTGCGGCGATCGTTTCTTATCGTTGCATATGAATCACAGGTGATGCGATTACATGGCATGCAAACAAAGATAAGATCgctaaataattatctcgagaaaaaacaaaaagaactaacaataagttttgtctgtacgaaaaataaaacgattgAAGAAATGCAATGACAGGATCAATCGCGATCGGACGGAGATGCTCACGCCCGATATGGCGAATTATCTTTGACATAAACGCGCGTACGTTTTTATGCGTTAtgcgttattaatatatacaagcgCGACAACTGTAGAGCCCGATGGCCGGAAGGGTTATCTTCTTGATTATACCGgcatgatctttttttttctctctttttctttacaagCGCGGCGCATAACACCCTCCTGTTGCCGGGTTATCGGCTATGCTTTTGCATTTTACCGGCAATTGCAAAACTTCTTGCCCTATAAAAGCGAGAGAATCGCGCGTACGCTACCAGTTTCGCGACAGGGGCCACGCTACGATGAATGCCCTTACTGGTAAGTCACTCGCCGCAAAGAATGTGTCGCCGAAAAGTGTCTTCGCGTTTATTATATCGGTCCCGCAAGATGCGTTTCAACGAAATTTGtcctctctcctttttttcgcaattttgaCAGTGTtctttacatgaaaaatacaCGCGTTTTCTTTTGattacacaattttaaaaacgtttggtgataaagaaaaaaaaaagagatgtttattttgtgaatttcgtaaattttcgcaaataaataactaaaattaacTGAATTTTTATACAGCTTATTCGAACAcacgatataattttacaatttattaatgaaaatatcattatgtcaataaaaattgtatattcttTAAGAGAAtactttatgtttttttttctagtgcacagtacattatataaattttgtttacagTATTGCTGCTGTGCGTAGCGGCCGCATGTGCGGTGCCAGGTaagttacattttatattctaattttatgaaacattAGAAACAAGatgtttacaaataaatgaattttatattcaatagtcaataaaattatattattttatttcttaaaaaatatatccgatttctatatacaaaataatttacggattaaaaagtcaatttaattaaataaagattattaatatgttacgcagaaatttttctttagcaaGATTTATTTTCGGCAACATtatccaaaaaaatttatcttatcgtCATATGTTgtggtatattttttcttgtaataaaatttaattatatcgaatatCATGCttggaaatattgaaatatttctttaggaAAGCTCAACGATTTCTGTATATTAATTCACTACTTCGTAGATTGCATTGTTTTCTATAATGTAATTactgtatatgtaatataataaccataattgtttaatacatattttaaaataattaataaatacaattaatattattaattcgaaatatttttcaatatcgcaGAAGttacgaattttttaatatttaataataatcaatcaagGGCATcttgctttaattaataaataactgttATAATTATGGATTatgttaagatatataaatgtagaattaaatatacgttaaaatttataatctcatTACATTTTAGTGCACTTCCCTGCTGAGAAAACGGTGATCTACAATTACTATGCCGATGTTAAAGCCGGGATTATCCAGCCAACGCAATACGCTTCCCAGTTCGCTCTCGTCGGACAACTTCACATAAAGAAGGACATCAGTGATCCGACTTTAAACAATGCCTACTACGTTAAATTGAACAATATAAAGTATGGCATGTACAATGGTATACTCGTAGATCATGAGCCGGTTGAGGTGGTTCACGAGCTCGGAGAAGCCACACAGCAAATTCAAGAGCCATTCGTGATTGTCTATGACGATCATGGCAAAGTAAACGTTCAGATTCTTAAAGCAatagtgtaataaaaaaaatttattatttgtgcaGAAATAATCAAACGGTTTCATATCCTGATTTCAGTTCCAAGGCATCAAAATGCTGGAAAGCGAGAGCGTTTGGTCGAAGAATATGAAACAGGGTATCGCCTCGATGCTGCAACTGGATTTAGCGCACATCCAACTGCAAACCCCGATAAAGCCGCATAGTTTCATCACGCATGAGGTAGGTAACGACTGATGGGAACATCCAGCGAAATGGGTTTAATGTTCTCTTTGGTTGTTACCACTAGAACACCATTCACGGTACCTGTCAAGTCGCTTATGATGTTCACTCGGCGAACCCGATGAATCCGGAAACTACTAACTTTGTGGTCACGAAGCTACACGACCTGAGGAACTGCAGCCACTTTGTTCAGCGTGTCTTTGATCACGTCGAATGCGAAAAATGTCACGTGGAATCTATGGTAATTTCCTTGTCTTTAAGAATTCTGTTCATTGAATGTTTTATCTAAATTCAAgctaattctaattaatatcttctttttcagaATGATATAACCACAGATGCCAGAAGAATTTTCCAGGTCGAACGGCAAAACAATGACATTCTCA from Cataglyphis hispanica isolate Lineage 1 chromosome 21, ULB_Chis1_1.0, whole genome shotgun sequence includes the following:
- the LOC126857419 gene encoding protein artichoke isoform X1 — protein: MVRPSEGGGLLIVGWLLALRSIGAGAQLDSDYGCPPQERILPCRCSTRDMEIQIWCSHSELPKVLEGLKAVSHYMDQPVDELILENNNLPSLPGKVFATLRVLRLMLRNNRLERVSSGWLEGLHDSLLELFIVEPDLRSLPMDSLENLQGLEAVTLQSRVMKRLPRFTGLPKLRYLQINSPALLELAPRNFRDVPNLEQLHVFGSPRLTKLEAGLLRGLPRLELINITDSGIHWIHPRAVIDLPELREISLVGNAIVDANMVGRACMDLPSLSVIRLDQNRINRLSEGSFVDLPVLSRIYLSRNHITEIFAGAFQRVPALKSVDLNHNLIHRIHPEFFPHRTGNALEEIWLINNDLSHVAEIRSVLEALPRLKFLDVSHNQLEEIPFGVLRGHPTLERLHLNHNRLAFLQRETFTAMPALRELRLKNNSLSNLLEAPFWNLPALKGLDLSENYFRHIEPRLFDNLPNLRRLDLSGNAIGLIEPESFLNTPALEHINVSRNALSVLHPLTFRHLTNLYELDVGWNRMLEVVPGLPKDIEHLHMPMNRIVVLPVVSSQDLALPALRSLDLSANGIERILPGTLADLSNLRKLSLGYNTLRVVDDGVFDGLSRLEQLDLKYNRLVTLHGRSFRPLKSLMDVNLRGNRMEVLRPDIFQENARLQRIDLSRNNLAQIPHATFANTRDLRELYASHNTLTELPGSLHGLKVLRVLDLSFNKLNILSPETLSSLSSLLELKLVRNRIRELREGAFDGLPRLSLIDLEDNDLRVIERNAIRALPELQAVRLGRNRLQSIPSGAFTELPLLQSAELQENRIQEIASNAFINVPHLLFLNLSHNNLPGLEYVGLESLHSLEVLDLSYNRLSRVSSNSLAAMEWLVELKMDNNRICAVHGSPFDDMPRLRVLSLRSNRMTAVSENAFKRLRSNIAVLDIDGNPLSCSCGMLWLRGWLQQASSEGPRCADGSLFRELRLSRQDCQRERYVEPVHPGCESEMINVATPSVSSSVFGVTETVPLWMNLKDSSTQKPSISQDSDYLYEYVDYHDNGSDTSTSTPSSVSTIRVPTQTVKIIPPPPQTQKNQIQRNETSPVKKNPMMPPSPSSSGFTFFGLPLPSMSFDLWGNSKRKAERKESSVSLGRPNRGRYRSFPPTEPEIHRGGFVPLPRAQSGFVPIADPRLMYEKQEAKRENISKSLNTSNNTQMPEERPRKSGNSTVTRVEKIVSRTGKPRTSLREREELITAPTFDRSTSSNNFNSRKILPDVNKINSDVSNATKSSASIIVEESSQEAHETSVSTEIYEDESLEIDSKEVKFIEKPQMEIASRIIWTTPKTITTGKSIITKDIVTAAMDVAPSPKSNIKDWDIEISEYEKNSTRLSTTTTDSYDESDNPQVVKTDVPHFSVFTSSTSNPRSRETTTSRETEASALSALLVPGGQLSSSGSLGNLRPLGRSTITKVASPYLSHNTEQLRERQKSAAAQRSAEIVDHTTTEIQNEAFVIDEEARVLDDSPFNWYFQHYNDTNLEPYVGIAYSGAAKIDMYRWLLLLTLRILI